TAATCGCGCGCTTTTCCCATGCCATCGCACTGTCGACCGAGGCTGGCTCGCATGGCGCAGAAGGCGGCAAGATATTCGTCCTCGCGCGGGTAATCGGCGCCTTTGGCACATTGATTTGCTTTCTTGCGCTCGGCGGAATTCTTCTATTCAACCTTATGTAACAAGCCCCGACCAACAACCTCACCATCAAGGATCGATAATGACCGTAGCGCTTTCCCATATCTTCAAATCCTCCACCGCTCAGGCTTTTCGCGGACTGACCAACATATTGGAAAAGGCCAAGGCCCATGCCGAAGCCACCGAAACCGCTGAAGAAGCTTTTATGGAAAACCGTTTGTTCCCCGACATGCACGAGATGAAATGGCAAGTGCAGATGATCACCGAATTTGCGGTGCGCGGCGCCGCGCGGATGACCGGCGTGGCGACCGACGATCTGCCGAACCTGCCGATGGAAGGTGATACGTTCGATGCCCTGATCGCCCGTATTGCCGAATGCGGAGCGACCGTTGCCAAGGCCGATGATGCAGCGATCGATGGCAATGCAGAGATGCAAATCTCCATGCCGATCGGCCCGGATCAGACCATGGAAATAGATGGCCAAAGCTATGTCCTGAGCTTCTTCCTCCCCAACCTGTTTTTCCATGTCACGACGGCTTACAATCTGTTGCGCATGCAGGGCGTGGCCGTGGGTAAGAAAGACTATATGGGGATATGAGACCGTAGAAGCTTTTATCCTGATTTAAAAAAGGCTTACATGACGTTTCCATCATCAGCGAGGTAGGCCAAACCCAAGACCAAAAATTTGCACATACCTGTGAATTATGTTAACGAAAAATTAGGGTTCGCATAACTCGGGATTTTCTTTGTCCCCACTGGTTTAATATCCAGTGTCTTGAATAGGGTAGTCTTCATGAAAAGATATCTACTAGCTGGTAGCGCTTTTGCGCTATTATCAGCCGTTCCGGCGCAAGCCGCAGAGGTCATTTTCACCGACCGGACGGCGTTTAACGCGGCTGCCGGAGCAGGCCTGACTTTCGAAAGTTTTGAAACGGCACAGTCCGGCGCAACGGTAAATTATCCCGGCTTTTCCGTCACGGAATCAGGCGGCGCCAATTTTATTACCCATACCTCAATCAACAGCTTCTTCACTTCTGCAACATCTGATGGAGCCAATTCCATTTGGTTCGATGACAATGGCAACAGTTTGGCAACGTTCGTTTTCGACGCACCGATAACCGCGTTCGGATTTGACGTCGCGGCAGCTGCGGCTGGCACCATGACCTTTTCAGGCGGTGCTGCCGGATCTTTTGCTCTTGGCGCAGATACTCCAACATTCTTTGGTGTAATTTCAGATACCGCATTTACAACATTGCAGTTCGATATGTCTGGCGGACCTGAAGTCGGCTTTGATGCGCTCTCATTCGGCATCGCAAATGCTGGCGCGGTTCCAGAGCCAGCAACATGGGCCTTCATGATCTTTGGCTTTGGCGCCATCGGTGGCGCCATGCGTCGTCAGCGCAAAGCCAATGTGAAAGTCAGCTACGCTTAAGCGACTTTCGACAGCAAAATTTTAAAAACCCCGTTGGTACCGATCCAGCGGGGTTTTTTGTGTTCAGCGCAATATTGGCTGGCCAAGCATGTCCGCCTATGCTCGAACGCATCAGCAAGTGAGGACACTATATGACCGCCTCTGTCATCGTTCATGGCTATCACATCAGCGTTTATAACCGGATCGTGCAAATGACCCTTCGTCAGAAAGGTGTCGCTTACACATCTGTCGAGATTAACCCCTTCTCAGACGCCGTGCCGGACAGCTATCGAGAGATGCACCCTTTCGGGCGTGTGCCGGTATTGGTTCACGGAGAATTTCAAATCTACGAAACGGCTGCGATAGCGCGTTACATCGATCAGGCTTTTGATGGACCGCCTTTGGTTCCGCAAGAAGCCAGACCAGCAGCGCGGATGGCGCAAGTCATCTCGATTGTCGACAATTATGGCTATTGGCCAATGGTGCGCCAGGTCTGTTCCCATCGGGTTTTTCGGCCTTTGCAGGGTCAACCAGCCGATGAAGCAGAAATTGCAAAAGGCCTGAAAGCATCGCGGACAGTTTTGTCTGCACTGGATAGGATTGCCGGCGAAGGCCTGGTGCTTGATGCACAAACGATCACATTAGCCGACTGCCATTTGGCGCCGATGATTGGTTATTTTGTGCAAGCGGTTGAAGGAGAAGAGGAGCTCAAACGCCGTCAAGCGCTTGCGGATTGGTGGGCATGGGTCGCAGATCAGCAAAGCTTCAAAGATACCGCCCCACAATTGCCGTCTTAAGAGGCTGCAGGTACTCCGAACAGATCATGCGCGTCGGCGTCTTCGATTTCTGCATCGATAATATCTCCCACCGCAACATCCCCGCTCACATTGCGCAGGAATACATTACCATCGATTTCCGGCGCATCGGCCTGCGATCGTGCCGTTGCTCCGATGTCGCCATCCTCATCAGGCTCGCCGATTTCGTCAATGATGACGGGCAGCGTGCGGCCCACCTTGGCCTGCAGTCGCGCGGCACTGATCGCAGCGGTTTTTTCCATTAGGCGTTGGAAGCGGTCTTCCTTGACCTCCTCGGGTACAGCACCGTCTAGGCTATTGGCCGCCGCACCTTCAACCGGTTCAAAGCGAAAGCCGCCGACACGGTCGAGCTGCGCTTCTTCCAGCCAGTCGAGCAGATATTGGAAATCTTCTTCCGTCTCTCCCGGGAAGCCAACCACGAAGGTTGAACGGATCGTAAGGTCCGGGCAGATGTCGCGCCAGCTTTTGACCCGCTGAAGCACTTTGGCTTCATTTGCCGGCCGCTTCATGCGTTTCAGCACATTGGGCGCGGCATGCTGGAACGGTATGTCGAGATAGGGCGTGATCTTGCCCTCGGCCATTAGCGGGATGATCTTGTCGACATGCGGATAGGGATAGACATAGTGCAGCCGGGTCCAGACGCCGAGTTCGCCCAGCGCAACCGCCAGATCGGTCATATGGGCACGCACTTCGCGGCCCTGCCCGATCGGGCCGTTCCAGATTTGCGGCTTGTGGCGGATATCAACACCATAAGCCGAGGTGTCCTGACTGATGACCAGCAATTCCTTGGTGCCATTGGCGACGAGCTTTTCTGCTTCACGCAGGATCGCATCGGGTCGCCGGGATACCAGATCACCGCGCAAGGACGGGATGATACAGAAAGAGCAGCGATGGTTGCAGCCTTCGGAAATCTTCAAATAGCTGTAATGGCGCGGTGTCAGTTTCAGGCCGGCATCGGGGACCAGGTCAACAAACGCGCCGCGCGCCGCCGGGGCGGCCGCATGGACCGCCGTGACAACATCTTCATATTGATGCGCGCCGGTGACGGCCAAAACATCCGGGAAGCGTTCCATGATTGTGTCGGCTTCATTGCCCATGCAACCGGTGACGATCACCCGGCCATTTTCGGCCATCGCTTCACCAATAGCTTCGAGCGACTCTTCCTTCGCACTGTCGAGAAAGCCGCAGGTGTTGACCAGCACCACATCTGCGCCGGAATAATCCGGCGACATTTGATAGCCGTCGGAGCGCAGCTGCGTCAAAATGCGTTCGCTATCGACCAGCGCCTTGGGACAGCCAAGGGACACCATGCCGACTTTGGGCGGAGAAGTTATTGCGGTAGCCATATTCCAACGCCGCATAGTCCCATTGTGCGCGCTTGTCATCGATAATGTCCGTCTCTATTTCAATCACATGATCATCAGCATCACCAAAGGATCGGATCGCGACTGGATAAAGATCGAGCGGGAGGATGGTTCGGTTGTGGAAACCACATTCCCGAAAAAGGGAATAATTCCTCATGATGCCGTCCACTTTCATGTTGAACGGGAACTGGCGATGCGCGCTGGTTTCTGGGGCCATGTCGCTGGTGGAACCCACCCGGAGGATATCCAGCATATTGTCAAACAGGCGGGCCATGCCAGTTCCGTTCGCGCTGCCACGCCCGATGCCCATATCGTCGAGTTGCTGCAGGCCGAGCGGTTGGTGGAATGTTTTGAAGCGGACATGTGGAGCGAGCCCAGTGATTATCAGACGCTGCGAAACGTTTTTAGCGCTGCCTGCCAGTCGTCTCACATAGATCCGCCAGAGCTGTCTGATGACCAGATCGACACAATCCGCTCATCGATCAGTGCTTTTGCCAAGCAGTGGATAGCCGCCGAAATCGGGGAAACTTTCCAACTCCACTGGAGTTGATGTATATCGATCTAACCAAAAATTTTCTGGGAGGGGAATGATGAATATTTTCGATGTAAATTGGATCGCTGTTGTTGTTGCAGCGCTCGCGGGCTTTCTGGTCGGAGGCATCTGGTACGGACCGATCATGGGCAAGAAATGGATGGGCGCGGTAGGCCTGACCGAGGAAGAAATTCAGGGCGGCAATATGGGCGCCATCTATGGCGGAGCCTTTGCTTTCAGCCTGGTTGCCTCATGGACTTTGGCGCATACTTTCGCGAGCTATGGCACAGATTTCTCTTTTACCATTAAAGTGCTGACTGCCTTTGGTGTCGCACTGGGTTTCATTGTTCCAGCCATCGGCACCAACTATCTGTTCTCACAGAAGAGCAAGACCCTGTTCTTCATTGATGCCGGCTATTGGCTGCTTTTTTACACGGCCATGGGCGTGGTGCACGCCTGGCTGGGATAGGCCTTAGACCGTTTCGCTGGAGCGCCGACTGACGCTTTCGTATAGATCGTCACCGTCGCTCCAGTCGGTCACTTTGCCTGAGAAAAGAAACTCCGGTGGCACCACTTCGGGGCTTTCACCCGGACCGGTCGGCGGCGTGTAATAGCCGAGCGCATAGCTGCCCATGCAATAGCCGAGCAGGTCCCGCAGTGCCGGATCGAAATCCTTGGCAATGTGCGGCGGGCACGACAGATACTGGTTCTCCTCTTGCCGCAACCAGCCAAGCGCATAGGTGATGTTCAGCCCCATTCGGTCATGATCGGCCTCATTGGCACCGCCGCTATGAATGACCGACCCGGAATAGACCAAAACAGAACCGGCTTTCATCTCTGCATATTGGATTTCATCCGGTTTGGCCTCCCGCCCCGCTTCCCAGTTGTTCGAACAGGGAACGACCTGTGTCGCGCCATTTTCCTGTGTGAAATCGGTAACCGCCCAGATCGTATTAAATTGCGGCTCAATACTGTCCTGCAGAAAGCCGCCCCAGGCCAGCCGGTCGCGGTGGAGCGGTTGTTTAACCTGTCCCGGCTGGATACGGATCAGCTGCGTCAAGTGAAGCTGCACCCGCTCGCAAAAGGGTTTCAGAAAGGCATTGGCACCGCCCAAAATCAAATCATCCATGACAAGATCGCGGCATGCTTCGGACCGCGCAACCAGCGCACCAGTGCGCGTCGTCTTGCGTCCGGTGAAATCATCCCGGCCGGGCTCGGTCGCCTCGACATAGGGCATGATTTCGGATTTCAGTCTTTCCAAGGCCGCGGCGTCAAGGA
This DNA window, taken from Parasphingorhabdus litoris DSM 22379, encodes the following:
- a CDS encoding DUF1993 family protein, whose protein sequence is MTVALSHIFKSSTAQAFRGLTNILEKAKAHAEATETAEEAFMENRLFPDMHEMKWQVQMITEFAVRGAARMTGVATDDLPNLPMEGDTFDALIARIAECGATVAKADDAAIDGNAEMQISMPIGPDQTMEIDGQSYVLSFFLPNLFFHVTTAYNLLRMQGVAVGKKDYMGI
- a CDS encoding PEPxxWA-CTERM sorting domain-containing protein, whose protein sequence is MKRYLLAGSAFALLSAVPAQAAEVIFTDRTAFNAAAGAGLTFESFETAQSGATVNYPGFSVTESGGANFITHTSINSFFTSATSDGANSIWFDDNGNSLATFVFDAPITAFGFDVAAAAAGTMTFSGGAAGSFALGADTPTFFGVISDTAFTTLQFDMSGGPEVGFDALSFGIANAGAVPEPATWAFMIFGFGAIGGAMRRQRKANVKVSYA
- a CDS encoding glutathione S-transferase family protein, giving the protein MTASVIVHGYHISVYNRIVQMTLRQKGVAYTSVEINPFSDAVPDSYREMHPFGRVPVLVHGEFQIYETAAIARYIDQAFDGPPLVPQEARPAARMAQVISIVDNYGYWPMVRQVCSHRVFRPLQGQPADEAEIAKGLKASRTVLSALDRIAGEGLVLDAQTITLADCHLAPMIGYFVQAVEGEEELKRRQALADWWAWVADQQSFKDTAPQLPS
- the rimO gene encoding 30S ribosomal protein S12 methylthiotransferase RimO encodes the protein MATAITSPPKVGMVSLGCPKALVDSERILTQLRSDGYQMSPDYSGADVVLVNTCGFLDSAKEESLEAIGEAMAENGRVIVTGCMGNEADTIMERFPDVLAVTGAHQYEDVVTAVHAAAPAARGAFVDLVPDAGLKLTPRHYSYLKISEGCNHRCSFCIIPSLRGDLVSRRPDAILREAEKLVANGTKELLVISQDTSAYGVDIRHKPQIWNGPIGQGREVRAHMTDLAVALGELGVWTRLHYVYPYPHVDKIIPLMAEGKITPYLDIPFQHAAPNVLKRMKRPANEAKVLQRVKSWRDICPDLTIRSTFVVGFPGETEEDFQYLLDWLEEAQLDRVGGFRFEPVEGAAANSLDGAVPEEVKEDRFQRLMEKTAAISAARLQAKVGRTLPVIIDEIGEPDEDGDIGATARSQADAPEIDGNVFLRNVSGDVAVGDIIDAEIEDADAHDLFGVPAAS
- a CDS encoding DUF1761 domain-containing protein, with amino-acid sequence MMNIFDVNWIAVVVAALAGFLVGGIWYGPIMGKKWMGAVGLTEEEIQGGNMGAIYGGAFAFSLVASWTLAHTFASYGTDFSFTIKVLTAFGVALGFIVPAIGTNYLFSQKSKTLFFIDAGYWLLFYTAMGVVHAWLG
- a CDS encoding phytanoyl-CoA dioxygenase family protein, with the protein product MPQLQHLSAASDPERLAQALRDDGAAIVEDVLDAAALERLKSEIMPYVEATEPGRDDFTGRKTTRTGALVARSEACRDLVMDDLILGGANAFLKPFCERVQLHLTQLIRIQPGQVKQPLHRDRLAWGGFLQDSIEPQFNTIWAVTDFTQENGATQVVPCSNNWEAGREAKPDEIQYAEMKAGSVLVYSGSVIHSGGANEADHDRMGLNITYALGWLRQEENQYLSCPPHIAKDFDPALRDLLGYCMGSYALGYYTPPTGPGESPEVVPPEFLFSGKVTDWSDGDDLYESVSRRSSETV